Proteins from a genomic interval of Ciona intestinalis chromosome 9, KH, whole genome shotgun sequence:
- the LOC100176809 gene encoding NXPE family member 1-like, producing MNVYILQLKPLESAQVYPLPSMELLFRHIKEVYPKDSSFYGLAYRNLYGQPISVLYKNKLPQQNLEDWKVYFPELTASLNKFNQRKQQNAKFSLNTFSNSRVVIVNKKTEYKTGDVLKARIDAYDWKENKASFGGDWFVARLVYGNVPAHPDGIAGVITDHQNGTYSIKVPLLIPGEARLEVKLMIPLEGIAEYVRCTSLRKYIGVQYIAVFETEERTECNVDFSFSNFTDDQLCDYSNPRNQEPWFCIKPPSGKCSKITNVFYRGGNSVLDFGKKSCDEQFINKLGCSNTIEGSGIHVTVKLSKQLPALPACNTMSINGMGLPKPNGYFLNGAWKSRFCDNNLKSIDRARPCFENKDIYFLGDSTSRQYYYWLAARLHLKSYGKSNQHVWQEPQTFGTKTFRFYYRGHGPPLQNPGPQDTRPYVTDMLDEITPGSQEVVVILNIGMHITYFEPSFFIHRMRGIKKAMLRLNQRRSNVRYIYRSHRVVDVDYGRNFGWLTYRYGVLTREIFKNVKNFFYFDVWDLSSVWPLNGIHPSGEYLNQEVTYLINFICNGIKT from the exons atgaatgtatatattttacaactaaAACCACTGGAATCGGCACAAGTTTATCCACTGCCGAGTATGGAACTGCTTTTTAGACACATAAAAGAAGTTTACCCAAAAGATTCTTCGTTTTATGGACTTGCGTATCGAAATTTATATGGGCAACCAATTAGTGTTTTGTACAAGAACAAATTACCACAGCAAAACCTTGAAGACTGGAAAGTTTATTTTCCGGAACTTACGGCTTCTTTAAACAAGTTCAATCAACGAAAGCAGCAGAACGCGAAGTTCAGTTTGAATACTTTTAGTAACTCTAGGGTTGTTATtgtcaataaaaaaacagaatacaaAACTGGGGATGTATTAAAGGCTCGAATTGATGCTTATGATTGGAAAGAAAACAAAGCGTCTTTTGGTGGTGACTGGTTTGTGGCAAGATTGGTATATGGTAATGTACCGGCACATCCTGATGGCATTGCTGGTGTAATAACAGATCACCAAAATGGTACCTACAGTATTAAAGTACCGCTGTTGATTCCGGGCGAAGCACGACTTGAAGTGAAACTCATGATACCGCTTGAAGGAATTGCTGAATACGTAAGATGTACATCGTTGCGAAAGTATATTGGAGTCCAATACATCGCCGTCTTTGAAACGGAAGAAAGGACAGAATGCAACGTGGATTTTAGTTTTTCTAA TTTCACAGACGACCAGTTATGCGACTATAGCAACCCACGCAACCAGGAGCCTTGGTTTTGCATTAAACCACCGTCGGGAAAATGCTCCAAAATAACCAATGTTTTTTATCGTGGTGGGAATTCGGTGTTAGATTTTGGAAAGAAAAGCTGCGATgaacaatttattaataaactaGGTTGTAGTAACACTATAGAAGGTTCTGGAATACATGTTACAGTGAAATTGAGTAAACAGTTGCCTGCATTACCTGCATGCAATACTATGTCTATAAATGGTATGGGGCTGCCGAAACCTAACGGATATTTCTTGAACGGTGCATGGAAATCAAGATTTTGTGACAACAATCTTAAATCAATTGATCGTGCTAGACCGTGTTTTGAAAACAAGGACATATATTTTCTAGGCGATTCAACATCACGACAATATTATTACTGGCTAGCTGCGAGATTACACCTGAAATCGTACGGAAAATCGAACCAGCACGTTTGGCAAGAACCTCAGACATTTGGTACAAAAACTTTTCGGTTTTATTACCGAGGTCATGGCCCGCCCTTGCAGAACCCAGGTCCACAAGATACAAGACCTTACGTGACCGATATGTTAGATGAAATAACCCCCGGTTCACAAGAAGTGGTGGTTATATTAAACATTGGAATGCACATCACATATTTTGAACCCTCTTTCTTCATTCATCGAATGCGGGGAATCAAGAAAGCTATGTTACGACTCAACCAACGACGATCCAACGTTCGCTACATATATCGCAGCCATCGAGTAGTCGATGTCGATTACGGCAGAAATTTTGGGTGGTTGACTTATCGTTATGGGGTTCTTACTCGAGAGATATTTAAGAACGttaaaaatttcttttattttgatgTATGGGATCTGTCTTCTGTTTGGCCGCTTAACGGTATACATCCATCGGGAGAATACTTAAATCAGGAGGTAACTTATCTGATCAATTTTATCTGTAACGGAATAAAAACGTAA
- the LOC100175224 gene encoding ubiquitin-conjugating enzyme E2 A: MSTPARRRLMRDFKKIQDDPPTGVSGAPEDQNIMVWNALIFGPENTPFEDGTFKLKIEFTEEYPNKPPSVKFVSNMFHPNVYADGGICLDILQNRWSPTYDVSSILTSIQSLLDEPNPNSPANNQAAQLYTDNRREYEKKVCKVVEESWTNAYTKS, from the exons ATGTCTACACCAGCTCGTCGAAGATTAATGCGTGACTTTAAAAA AATACAAGACGACCCACCCACTGGTGTTAGTGGCGCGCCAGAGGACCAAAATATCATGGTATGGAATGCACTTATATTTGGACCTGAGAACACACCATTTGAAGATGGAacgtttaaactaaaaattgaaTTTACGGAAGAATATCCAAACAAACCGCCAtcagttaaatttgtttcaaatatgtTTCACCCTAATG tATATGCTGATGGTGGGATCTGCCTTGATATTCTTCAAAACAGATGGAGTCCAACATATGATGTATCATCTATCTTAACCTCAATACAG TCATTGCTGGATGAGCCAAATCCCAACAGTCCTGCAAACAATCAAGCTGCTCAGCTTTACACAGATAATAGGAGAGAATATGAAAAGAAAGTTTGTAAAGTGGTGGAAGAGAGCTGGACAAATGCTTATACGAAAAGTTAA